One Pyrus communis chromosome 4, drPyrComm1.1, whole genome shotgun sequence genomic region harbors:
- the LOC137732262 gene encoding iron-sulfur assembly protein IscA-like 2, mitochondrial, which translates to MGPPRSLILHRLAPCFAARIRQNQRLLSSSFFYSSSSSAVEEASSSSPSPALDLDSVHMTDTCVQRMKQLQASEVEGKMLRLSVETGGCSGFQYVFDLDDKHHPDDRVFEKEGVKLLVDNISYDFVKGATVDYVEELIHSAFQVTTNPSAVGGCSCKSSFMVK; encoded by the exons ATGGGTCCACCGCGATCTCTGATTCTTCACCGGCTCGCGCCCTGCTTTGCAGCTCGAATCAGGCAGAACCAGAGGCTTCTatcctcttctttcttctattcctcttcctcttccgcTGTCGAAGaagcctcttcttcttctccatctcCGGCCCTCGACCTCGATTCCGTTCACATGACCGATACCTGTGTTCAA AGAATGAAACAGCTGCAAGCCAGTGAAGTTGAGGGAAAGATGCTACGTTTGAGTGTAGAAACTGGTGGATGTTCTGGGTTCCAATATGTTTTTGATCTCGACGACAAACACCACCCAGATGACAG AGTATTTGAGAAGGAAGGAGTAAAGTTGCTGGTCGACAATATTTCATATGATTTTGTGAAAGGAGCAACTGTTGATTATGTTGAGGAGCTGATTCACTCTGCTTTCCAA GTGACTACAAATCCAAGTGCAGTCGGGGGGTGCAGTTGTAAAAGTTCTTTCATGGTGAAATAA